One window of the Chitinophaga niabensis genome contains the following:
- a CDS encoding LutB/LldF family L-lactate oxidation iron-sulfur protein: MNKTASTFLSESEIKAADLSHRKTINFNISKYNAAVVNGKRQFSDLPTARERAKNVKWKAIENLDKHLEDFEMNFIKRGGKVIWAENAEQAREAILEICKAKNCKTVVKSKSMATEEIHLNDFLQENNIESVETDLGEYIQQLDNEPPYHIVTPAMHKSKEQIAELFTKKLGTVPGLNPEQLTLVARDKLRQKYLDAEVGITGANFILADIGGIAVTENEGNARLSTSFPKTHIALVGIEKVLPSVNDLALFWPLLATFGTGQNITSYNTIFTGPRQEGEVDGPDEMYVIFLDNGRTNILKDEIARESLYCIRCGSCLNACPVYKNIGGHTYNTTYSGPIGAVITPHLQGMEKYMHLSFASSLCGNCTEVCPVRINLHELLLHNRHKAVEENHTTGAEKMGWFGWKQACLSRRMMNLVGGKTKNMVVGRMFGKAWGNDERAMPDFAPKSFNQLWKERKK, translated from the coding sequence ATGAATAAGACGGCAAGCACCTTTCTTTCTGAAAGTGAAATAAAAGCGGCTGATCTGAGTCACCGCAAAACGATCAACTTCAATATCAGCAAGTATAATGCTGCCGTTGTGAACGGTAAGCGGCAATTCTCCGATCTGCCCACTGCGAGGGAACGGGCTAAGAATGTGAAGTGGAAAGCCATCGAGAACCTGGATAAACACCTGGAAGATTTTGAGATGAACTTCATCAAGCGTGGCGGAAAGGTGATCTGGGCAGAAAATGCAGAACAGGCAAGAGAAGCGATACTGGAGATCTGCAAAGCCAAAAACTGCAAGACCGTTGTGAAGAGCAAATCGATGGCTACAGAAGAGATCCATCTCAACGACTTCCTGCAGGAAAATAATATAGAAAGTGTAGAAACGGACCTGGGTGAATACATCCAGCAACTGGATAATGAACCGCCGTACCACATTGTTACGCCGGCCATGCATAAAAGCAAGGAACAGATCGCAGAGCTTTTCACTAAAAAGCTGGGCACTGTGCCGGGACTGAACCCTGAGCAACTTACCCTCGTAGCCCGTGATAAACTCCGCCAGAAATACCTGGATGCAGAAGTAGGCATTACCGGCGCCAACTTTATTCTTGCAGACATCGGCGGTATTGCGGTTACAGAAAATGAAGGAAATGCACGGTTAAGTACTTCTTTCCCTAAAACACATATTGCGCTTGTTGGTATAGAGAAGGTACTGCCTTCCGTTAATGACCTTGCCCTCTTCTGGCCGCTGCTGGCCACTTTCGGCACTGGGCAGAATATCACTTCCTACAATACCATCTTTACCGGCCCGCGCCAGGAAGGTGAGGTTGATGGTCCTGATGAGATGTATGTGATCTTTTTAGACAATGGCCGTACGAACATCCTCAAAGATGAAATAGCGCGCGAAAGTCTTTATTGCATCCGTTGCGGCTCCTGCCTCAATGCCTGCCCTGTTTACAAGAACATTGGCGGCCATACTTACAATACAACCTACAGTGGCCCTATCGGTGCAGTGATCACTCCTCACCTGCAGGGCATGGAAAAATATATGCATCTCAGTTTTGCTTCCTCCCTTTGCGGAAACTGTACGGAAGTTTGCCCGGTGCGTATTAATCTCCATGAGCTTTTGCTCCATAACAGGCATAAGGCAGTAGAAGAGAATCATACCACCGGAGCTGAAAAGATGGGCTGGTTTGGCTGGAAACAGGCTTGCCTGAGCCGGCGGATGATGAACCTGGTGGGTGGTAAAACAAAGAACATGGTGGTAGGGAGAATGTTTGGGAAGGCATGGGGCAATGATGAACGTGCGATGCCTGATTTTGCACCGAAATCATTTAACCAGTTGTGGAAGGAAAGGAAGAAGTAA
- a CDS encoding DUF3109 family protein, translating into MIVIDDKYISDDVVEKNFVCNLNACKGACCVAGDCGAPLEEAELKILKKIYPKIKSYLREEGIKEIEKTGLHTWDDEHGHVTPIVNGAICAYATINEAGHVGCGIEKAYNDGVVDYKKPISCHLYPIRITKYESFEAVNYDKWSICKPACKLGNELKVPVYKFLKDAITRKYGAEFYQVLDKIATKQHLND; encoded by the coding sequence ATGATTGTGATCGATGATAAATACATCAGCGATGATGTGGTTGAAAAAAATTTCGTGTGCAACCTCAATGCATGCAAAGGGGCCTGCTGCGTAGCAGGAGACTGTGGCGCTCCCCTCGAAGAAGCAGAACTTAAGATCCTCAAAAAGATCTACCCTAAGATCAAGTCTTATCTCCGCGAAGAAGGCATTAAAGAAATAGAAAAAACCGGGTTACATACCTGGGATGATGAACATGGCCATGTTACACCCATTGTGAATGGTGCTATCTGCGCATACGCCACTATCAATGAAGCAGGCCATGTAGGCTGCGGAATAGAAAAGGCTTATAACGATGGCGTGGTGGATTATAAAAAACCCATCTCCTGCCACCTCTACCCCATCCGCATCACTAAATATGAATCTTTCGAAGCGGTTAACTACGATAAATGGAGCATCTGCAAACCTGCCTGCAAACTGGGTAATGAACTGAAAGTGCCTGTTTATAAATTCCTGAAAGATGCCATCACACGTAAGTATGGTGCTGAGTTCTACCAGGTGCTGGATAAGATAGCTACCAAGCAGCATCTTAATGACTGA
- the gldD gene encoding gliding motility lipoprotein GldD, translated as MRPVIYFFLAVLTVTAAACQQQGFTPKPRGFFRVDFPKKEYRLFDEPGYPYSFEYPVYANIVKDTLFFDAKAENPWWINVDFPQFNSKVYMSYKTVGAQNSLDKLINDAFKLTYKHTLKAESINEEEISTPNNVHGLFYEVGGNAASAKQFYVTDSFHHYLRGALYFYAPPNADSLAPMHKFLQEDMWHLVETLKWKANK; from the coding sequence ATGAGACCGGTAATTTATTTCTTCCTGGCAGTACTCACAGTTACTGCCGCAGCCTGCCAGCAACAAGGTTTTACACCTAAGCCAAGAGGATTTTTCAGGGTAGATTTTCCCAAAAAAGAATACCGCCTTTTCGATGAACCGGGCTACCCCTACTCCTTCGAATATCCTGTATACGCCAATATCGTAAAGGATACCCTCTTTTTTGATGCCAAAGCTGAGAATCCCTGGTGGATCAATGTGGACTTTCCGCAATTCAACAGTAAGGTGTACATGAGCTACAAAACAGTAGGGGCACAGAATTCGCTGGATAAACTGATCAATGACGCCTTTAAACTTACGTACAAACATACCCTCAAGGCAGAATCCATTAACGAAGAGGAGATCAGTACGCCCAACAATGTACATGGCCTGTTTTACGAAGTAGGCGGCAATGCCGCTTCCGCAAAACAATTCTATGTAACGGATTCCTTTCATCATTATTTGCGCGGAGCGTTGTATTTTTACGCACCACCCAATGCAGATTCGCTGGCGCCCATGCACAAATTCCTGCAGGAAGATATGTGGCACCTGGTGGAAACACTGAAATGGAAAGCTAATAAATGA
- the gldE gene encoding gliding motility-associated protein GldE, with the protein MLQDLAAPSPNVVVFLLVIFILLLLTFIVSGAEVAFFSLTYKDLNVLKTRQNNAGKMITRLLENPKPLLASLQIANILFNIAFIFITNYLIAQVESLRELEFLSFIVRIAIITFVLLFFGQILPRVWATQNNMRFATYFAWFIHIIHATLEPISNFFVNMSEGIEARLFHRSTRPINYHEIDEVIEMSVEPGASQEEKNIVRGILKFGNIAVKQIMRTRLDVNGLEYDMPFGEVVKKVADLHYSRLPVYKNNLDTIVGVIHTKDLLQHLGKGDDFDWHEVLRQPFFVHEHKLIEDLLNEFQTRHMHFAVVVDEFGGTSGIVTLEDIMEEVIGDIKDEFDEDEFNYNKVNDHTYVFEGKTMLNDVCRIMDIAPDTFESVKGESDSIGGLILELSGKFPEENSVISYENFDFTVLEVTKMRIQKVQISNKTGIESE; encoded by the coding sequence TTGTTACAAGATCTGGCGGCACCATCGCCCAATGTAGTCGTGTTTTTGCTGGTTATTTTCATCTTACTCCTGCTCACCTTCATTGTGTCCGGTGCCGAAGTGGCTTTCTTTTCGCTTACCTATAAAGACCTGAATGTGCTCAAAACCCGGCAGAATAACGCAGGGAAGATGATCACCCGGTTACTGGAGAACCCGAAACCACTGCTGGCTTCCCTTCAGATCGCCAACATCCTGTTCAATATTGCCTTCATTTTTATTACCAATTACCTCATTGCACAGGTAGAAAGCTTGCGGGAGCTGGAATTCCTCTCCTTTATCGTGCGTATTGCCATTATTACATTTGTGCTGCTGTTCTTTGGCCAGATCCTTCCCAGGGTATGGGCCACACAGAATAATATGCGCTTTGCCACTTATTTTGCCTGGTTCATCCATATCATACATGCTACCCTGGAGCCTATCAGTAACTTCTTTGTGAACATGAGCGAAGGCATAGAAGCCCGTCTTTTTCACAGAAGTACCCGGCCCATCAACTATCATGAGATTGATGAAGTGATTGAAATGAGCGTGGAGCCCGGCGCTTCGCAGGAAGAAAAGAACATTGTGCGCGGCATCCTCAAATTCGGCAACATTGCTGTTAAACAGATCATGCGCACCCGCCTGGATGTAAACGGACTGGAGTATGATATGCCTTTCGGTGAAGTGGTGAAAAAAGTGGCCGACCTCCACTATTCCCGCCTGCCCGTATATAAAAACAACCTGGATACCATTGTAGGCGTGATCCATACCAAGGACCTGCTACAACACCTGGGTAAAGGAGATGATTTCGACTGGCACGAAGTATTACGCCAGCCCTTCTTTGTACACGAGCATAAACTGATCGAAGACCTGCTCAACGAATTCCAGACCCGCCATATGCATTTTGCCGTGGTAGTGGACGAATTTGGCGGCACTTCCGGCATTGTAACCCTGGAAGATATCATGGAAGAGGTGATCGGGGATATTAAAGACGAATTTGACGAAGATGAGTTCAACTATAATAAAGTAAACGATCATACCTACGTTTTTGAAGGTAAGACCATGCTGAACGATGTTTGCCGCATCATGGACATTGCGCCGGATACTTTCGAATCCGTTAAGGGAGAAAGTGATTCCATCGGCGGGCTGATCCTTGAACTCTCCGGTAAATTCCCGGAAGAGAACAGTGTTATCAGCTATGAGAATTTTGATTTCACCGTGCTCGAAGTGACCAAAATGCGCATCCAGAAAGTGCAGATCAGCAATAAAACAGGTATTGAAAGCGAATGA
- a CDS encoding single-stranded DNA-binding protein, translated as MRGVNKVILIGNLGRDPDVQFLEGNIAVAKFSLATTETFKDRAGKLISQTEWHTVVLWRGLAELAQKYLHKGSLVYIEGRLRTRSWEDKEGNKKFATEVVGDNLVMLDKRMDVNNGDHHIPHHASGSSSPGGPGGHGEGFTGIELPPMSEPADDLPF; from the coding sequence ATGAGAGGTGTTAATAAAGTAATCCTGATTGGCAATCTTGGCAGAGACCCCGATGTTCAATTCCTGGAAGGTAATATCGCCGTGGCTAAATTCTCCCTTGCCACGACCGAAACATTCAAAGACCGCGCAGGCAAACTCATTTCCCAAACAGAATGGCATACCGTAGTTCTTTGGAGAGGCCTGGCCGAACTAGCTCAAAAGTACCTGCACAAAGGCAGCTTAGTGTATATTGAAGGACGCCTGCGTACCCGTAGCTGGGAAGATAAAGAAGGGAATAAGAAATTTGCCACAGAAGTAGTAGGCGATAACCTGGTAATGCTGGATAAAAGGATGGATGTTAATAATGGCGACCACCATATACCCCACCATGCTTCAGGATCTTCTTCCCCCGGAGGCCCGGGAGGCCATGGAGAAGGTTTCACCGGAATCGAGCTCCCGCCCATGAGCGAACCTGCCGACGATCTTCCCTTCTGA
- the mutY gene encoding A/G-specific adenine glycosylase, translated as MNDTKRFFTDCILTWNRLHNSRTMPWKGEKNPYRIWLSEIILQQTRVEQGWPYYERFIGAYPTVDKLAQAPEEEVFRLWQGLGYYARCKNMLAAARMISSMHKNQFPKTYEEIAALKGVGAYTAAAIASFAFNLPHAVLDGNVYRVLARYFGIDTPIDTTAGKKLFTALANEVLPKDRAGAYNQAIMDFGAVVCKPQQPLCPSCLLAPRCEAYQKGLTDLVPVKSKKLKVKKRYFHYLLLEQKGRVFIRKRTGKDIWQNLHEFFLLETSAPATDATLQQSAGFQSLLGHLDYKIVDSTAEIKQQLTHQTIYARFIRLQVPVAFNAPDEYQLVTEKQLQELAFPKIIVDYLQR; from the coding sequence ATGAACGATACTAAAAGATTTTTTACGGACTGTATCCTTACATGGAACCGCCTCCATAACAGCCGGACCATGCCCTGGAAAGGTGAAAAAAATCCTTACCGTATCTGGCTTTCAGAGATAATTTTGCAGCAAACCCGTGTTGAGCAAGGCTGGCCGTATTATGAAAGATTCATTGGCGCATACCCCACGGTGGATAAACTGGCCCAGGCCCCGGAGGAAGAAGTTTTCCGACTGTGGCAGGGACTGGGTTATTACGCCCGCTGTAAAAATATGCTCGCTGCCGCCCGCATGATCTCCTCCATGCATAAGAACCAGTTCCCGAAGACCTATGAGGAAATTGCTGCGCTCAAAGGTGTTGGGGCTTATACAGCCGCCGCCATTGCTTCTTTCGCGTTCAATCTTCCCCATGCCGTACTGGATGGTAATGTTTACCGTGTGCTGGCAAGGTATTTTGGCATAGATACTCCGATCGATACTACAGCTGGCAAAAAATTATTCACCGCCCTGGCCAATGAGGTGCTCCCTAAAGATCGGGCAGGTGCTTATAATCAGGCAATTATGGATTTTGGTGCGGTGGTATGCAAACCCCAGCAACCTTTATGCCCTTCCTGTTTACTGGCGCCCCGTTGTGAGGCTTATCAAAAAGGACTGACTGACCTGGTTCCGGTTAAATCCAAGAAACTCAAGGTCAAAAAAAGATACTTTCATTACCTCCTGCTGGAACAGAAAGGCCGGGTTTTCATCCGCAAACGCACAGGGAAAGACATCTGGCAGAACCTTCATGAGTTCTTTCTGCTGGAAACATCTGCCCCTGCCACCGATGCAACCCTGCAACAATCTGCTGGTTTTCAAAGTCTGCTGGGCCATCTCGACTACAAGATCGTGGATTCTACTGCAGAAATAAAGCAGCAGCTTACGCATCAGACGATATATGCAAGATTTATCAGGTTACAGGTACCTGTTGCATTTAACGCGCCGGACGAATATCAGCTGGTTACTGAAAAGCAACTGCAGGAACTGGCCTTCCCCAAGATCATAGTAGATTACCTGCAACGATGA
- a CDS encoding HU family DNA-binding protein: MRKADLINNIAEKTGIPKVDVLVTLEAMFKEVKEALANGEHIYIRGFGSFITKKRAAKIGRNIKKNVAVEIPEHYIPAFKPSKEFVAEVKKLKSS, from the coding sequence ATGAGAAAAGCTGATTTGATTAACAACATTGCTGAAAAAACCGGCATCCCCAAAGTAGATGTGTTAGTAACACTCGAGGCCATGTTCAAGGAAGTTAAGGAGGCGTTAGCAAATGGCGAGCATATCTACATTCGCGGATTCGGCAGTTTCATTACGAAGAAACGTGCAGCCAAGATTGGCCGTAACATTAAGAAAAATGTTGCCGTCGAAATTCCCGAGCACTACATTCCAGCATTTAAGCCATCTAAAGAGTTCGTTGCCGAAGTAAAGAAGCTTAAAAGTTCTTAG
- a CDS encoding tetratricopeptide repeat protein: MQKNQLLLIGLAVAVVSVLFAFGRITPKVHGHEHASASGNAMPEGQGAAVANFSDMLKKAKEKVPADKLAEITRLENTVVRGDVSSQQATAYRQLYTIWDHLNELPIAAYYAAEAAKLENSGKNLTFAANLFLDHLSHTQDAGVRMWEANMALELLDRAIALEPNNDTLKIKKGSLLVSNTSEPMKGIGILREVAERNPDFLDAQLTLANFSITSGQFDKAIDRMEDVLKRHPEEPKAIFLLAVAHQSKGEKDKAITLLRQCRKLIKDPSLAAEIDEYIKSIK, translated from the coding sequence GTGCAAAAAAATCAACTACTTCTTATTGGTCTTGCTGTTGCCGTAGTGTCGGTTTTATTCGCATTTGGGCGCATAACGCCGAAGGTGCACGGGCATGAACATGCCTCTGCATCGGGGAATGCTATGCCAGAAGGCCAGGGCGCTGCTGTAGCGAACTTTTCTGATATGCTGAAAAAAGCGAAAGAAAAAGTTCCTGCAGACAAACTCGCTGAAATTACCCGATTGGAAAACACCGTCGTTCGTGGCGATGTTAGCTCACAGCAGGCTACTGCTTACAGGCAGCTATATACTATTTGGGACCATCTCAATGAGCTCCCTATTGCTGCATATTATGCGGCCGAAGCCGCTAAGTTGGAAAATTCCGGAAAAAACCTCACCTTTGCAGCCAATTTATTTTTAGACCATCTCTCGCATACACAAGACGCGGGCGTAAGGATGTGGGAAGCCAATATGGCTTTGGAGTTGCTGGACAGGGCCATTGCGCTTGAACCTAACAATGACACGCTGAAGATAAAGAAAGGATCGTTGCTGGTAAGTAATACCAGTGAACCGATGAAGGGTATTGGTATTTTACGGGAAGTGGCGGAAAGGAATCCTGATTTCCTGGACGCCCAGCTTACTTTGGCCAATTTCAGCATCACATCCGGGCAGTTCGATAAAGCGATCGATAGAATGGAAGATGTTCTAAAACGTCATCCGGAGGAACCGAAAGCCATATTCCTATTAGCTGTAGCACATCAGAGCAAAGGAGAGAAAGATAAAGCTATCACATTGTTACGGCAGTGCAGGAAGCTCATCAAGGATCCCTCGCTGGCCGCAGAGATAGATGAATACATTAAAAGCATTAAGTAA
- a CDS encoding Rne/Rng family ribonuclease, which translates to MNKELIINAAPSGVEIALLEDKKLVELHHESGNPNFAVGDLYLGKVKKLIPGLNAAFVDVGFEKDAFLHYTDLSPYIRSILKFTQQAITDKTENFDFAKFKNEAEIIKTGKITEVLGGKPNILVQILKEPISSKGPRLSCEISLPGRFIVITPFNNIVAVSKKIHSSEERKRLQKIVEAIKPNNFGVIVRTAAEGKKTAELHEDLTMLVSTWKTIQENLRNAAPPQKILSEQTKTASILRDLLNESFNRIVINDKNIYSDTKTYIQKIAPEKQDIVSYYHNGAPIFDHFGVTRQVKASFGKTVNLDSGVYLIIEATEALHVIDVNSGYKSSSNNQEQNALASNLEAAAEIARQLRLRDLGGIIIIDFIDMKLPENKKSVYEAMEKFMALDRAKHTILPISKFGLMQITRQRVKPEITISVAEDCPACKGTGKIGASMLIFEDIEKNLLYLLNHQHKGLTIRVHPILHSYLTKGWLRSKQWKWFFEYKKWIKLRADNNYHLTEYRFFDANDEEIKL; encoded by the coding sequence TTGAATAAGGAATTGATAATAAATGCAGCACCATCAGGTGTAGAAATTGCATTGCTGGAAGATAAAAAATTAGTGGAACTGCATCATGAAAGCGGAAACCCTAATTTTGCGGTGGGAGACCTTTATTTAGGCAAAGTGAAGAAACTCATCCCCGGTTTAAATGCGGCTTTTGTTGATGTGGGGTTCGAAAAGGATGCTTTTTTACATTATACTGATCTTAGTCCGTATATCCGTTCCATCCTCAAATTCACACAACAGGCCATTACCGATAAGACAGAGAACTTCGATTTTGCCAAATTTAAGAATGAGGCGGAGATCATCAAAACCGGTAAAATTACCGAAGTACTGGGAGGTAAACCCAACATCCTCGTACAGATCCTCAAAGAGCCCATTTCTTCAAAAGGCCCACGCCTGAGTTGCGAAATTTCCCTCCCCGGTCGCTTTATTGTGATCACACCCTTCAATAATATTGTTGCGGTGTCTAAAAAGATCCATTCTTCCGAAGAAAGAAAAAGGCTGCAAAAGATCGTAGAAGCCATCAAGCCCAATAACTTCGGCGTGATCGTACGTACCGCTGCTGAAGGAAAGAAAACGGCGGAACTACATGAAGATCTTACCATGCTCGTAAGTACCTGGAAAACTATCCAGGAAAACCTGCGTAATGCCGCACCCCCGCAAAAGATATTAAGTGAGCAAACTAAAACAGCCAGCATCCTCCGCGATCTGCTGAACGAGAGCTTCAACCGTATTGTCATTAACGACAAGAACATCTATTCAGATACCAAAACATATATTCAAAAGATAGCGCCGGAGAAACAGGACATTGTTTCCTATTATCACAACGGCGCCCCTATCTTCGATCATTTTGGTGTAACCCGCCAGGTTAAAGCTTCTTTCGGGAAAACAGTGAACCTGGATAGTGGTGTATATCTTATTATAGAAGCAACAGAAGCCCTGCACGTTATTGACGTGAACAGCGGCTACAAAAGCTCCAGCAATAACCAGGAACAGAATGCCCTTGCTTCCAACCTGGAGGCTGCCGCAGAAATTGCCCGCCAGCTCAGGCTGCGCGATCTCGGTGGCATCATCATCATCGATTTCATCGATATGAAACTGCCGGAGAACAAAAAGAGCGTTTACGAGGCCATGGAGAAATTCATGGCACTGGACAGGGCCAAACATACCATCCTGCCTATCTCCAAATTCGGTCTTATGCAGATCACCCGCCAAAGGGTGAAACCGGAGATCACCATCTCCGTAGCAGAGGATTGCCCGGCCTGTAAAGGTACCGGCAAGATAGGCGCCTCCATGCTCATCTTTGAAGATATCGAAAAGAACCTGCTGTACCTGCTCAATCACCAGCACAAAGGGTTGACTATCCGGGTACACCCCATCCTCCATTCCTATCTGACCAAAGGCTGGCTCAGGTCCAAACAATGGAAATGGTTCTTTGAATATAAAAAGTGGATCAAACTGAGAGCAGATAATAATTACCACCTCACAGAATACCGCTTCTTTGACGCAAACGACGAAGAGATCAAGCTGTAA
- a CDS encoding L,D-transpeptidase family protein: MQKKLVYLSLIIIVILAACQQGKRSEKEGINRDTSHYTKQEYIAQTLDSNFVGTFLDRNPQFAAYGEAIRDFYRKRGYHYAWITEEGITEQAGGFMNMMRQDEESGIKDSTLDKSRVMALYDSLALMGDSLNRTDSIVPITELSLTGQFFVYGNLVWGGITSDNAKNLEWFIPRKKIDISSLLDSVIANPKERISKEEPVNRQYKLLRDELQKLALIVSKKPAWDSLKLADRKKTIKLGDSSVLIPVIKQRLSLLGDLKEKDTSALFTQPLDSALKTYQARMGHKPDGILKQQTLDALNRPLEHYMHQLMLNMERLRWVPVEVNTDYILVNIPEFKMHAYENGKLAWDCNVVVGTPGASTVIFSREMKYIVFSPYWNVPPGILGKEVLPGIKRSGNGYLNRLNMEIVGSSGKVLPLSSINVSKYSGSNFPYIVRQKPGGANSLGKVKFLFPNEYNIYLHDTPSKGLFNETKRSFSHGCIRVSEPKRLAQWLLRKDSSWTEPKIDAAMNAGKEKYVTLKEKVPVYIGYFTAWVNYKGQLNFRDDVYGHDAKLAKLLFGK, encoded by the coding sequence ATGCAGAAGAAGCTCGTCTACCTCTCACTCATCATCATTGTTATACTGGCCGCCTGCCAGCAGGGTAAAAGATCCGAAAAAGAAGGGATCAACCGGGATACCAGCCACTACACCAAACAGGAATATATTGCCCAGACGCTGGACAGTAATTTTGTGGGGACATTCCTGGACAGGAATCCACAGTTTGCCGCCTATGGGGAAGCTATCCGCGACTTCTACCGCAAACGCGGCTATCACTATGCCTGGATAACCGAAGAGGGTATCACGGAACAGGCCGGCGGATTTATGAACATGATGCGCCAGGATGAAGAGAGCGGTATTAAAGACAGCACACTGGATAAAAGCCGTGTAATGGCATTATATGATTCACTGGCCCTCATGGGAGATTCCCTCAACAGGACCGATTCCATTGTACCTATTACAGAATTAAGCCTCACCGGCCAGTTCTTCGTATATGGCAACCTGGTATGGGGCGGCATCACCAGCGATAATGCAAAGAACCTGGAATGGTTCATCCCCCGTAAGAAAATAGACATCAGCAGCCTGCTGGATTCCGTGATCGCTAATCCCAAAGAAAGGATCAGTAAAGAAGAACCCGTGAACCGCCAGTATAAATTGCTGCGGGACGAATTGCAGAAACTCGCGCTCATCGTTAGCAAGAAGCCTGCATGGGATTCTTTGAAACTGGCAGACAGGAAGAAAACAATCAAGCTGGGCGATTCATCTGTTTTAATTCCTGTGATCAAACAACGCCTGAGCCTGCTGGGAGATCTGAAAGAAAAGGACACTTCCGCTCTTTTCACGCAGCCGCTGGATTCCGCTTTAAAAACCTACCAGGCAAGGATGGGGCACAAACCGGATGGCATTCTCAAACAGCAGACACTGGATGCCCTGAACAGGCCCCTGGAACATTATATGCATCAACTGATGCTGAATATGGAACGTTTGCGCTGGGTACCTGTAGAAGTGAATACGGATTACATCCTCGTGAATATTCCCGAGTTCAAAATGCACGCATATGAAAATGGTAAACTGGCCTGGGACTGTAATGTGGTAGTGGGAACACCAGGTGCCAGCACCGTTATCTTCAGCCGTGAAATGAAATACATTGTATTCAGTCCTTACTGGAATGTGCCACCGGGCATTTTGGGCAAGGAAGTATTGCCGGGCATCAAACGCAGCGGCAATGGATATCTTAACAGGCTGAACATGGAAATTGTAGGGTCCAGCGGAAAAGTGCTCCCTTTAAGCTCCATCAATGTTTCTAAATACTCAGGCAGTAACTTTCCTTACATCGTAAGGCAAAAACCAGGTGGCGCCAACTCATTGGGTAAAGTGAAATTCTTATTCCCCAACGAATACAACATCTACCTGCACGATACCCCGTCCAAAGGTTTGTTCAATGAAACCAAACGTTCCTTCAGCCATGGCTGCATCCGTGTGTCAGAACCTAAACGGCTGGCACAATGGTTATTGCGCAAAGATTCCAGCTGGACGGAACCTAAAATAGATGCTGCCATGAATGCCGGTAAAGAAAAGTATGTAACACTGAAAGAGAAAGTGCCGGTGTACATAGGATATTTCACCGCATGGGTGAACTATAAAGGCCAGTTGAATTTCAGGGACGATGTGTATGGCCACGATGCCAAACTAGCTAAGTTACTGTTCGGAAAATAA
- a CDS encoding CPBP family intramembrane glutamic endopeptidase — MYVKTLNGLSLNGAWQMQLRLYVAWIVGSAAAFLFTGNNLLAYPSLLLTIHLVSVIAVVVYALSRQKDNFTLIPKINISLETFLMAFSMALALVVVKDAVSYLLPLPEWKELSFTSVNTSSFYTILTTVMFAAIMEEMLFRGIIMEALLHRYSGGIALLQSSLLYMLAHPDPAQMPGALLLGLLCGFFYLRLRDLCSCFLIHLTNNAATAILISGGSLQFVITDPTTYYAIVGGCLLALVAGYFLLKRFTVQVKPHSYLSKENIRAKSVLFSEQ, encoded by the coding sequence ATGTATGTCAAAACCCTGAATGGTCTTTCTCTGAATGGGGCCTGGCAAATGCAGCTCAGGCTGTATGTTGCCTGGATAGTTGGGTCCGCAGCGGCCTTTCTTTTTACGGGGAATAATTTACTGGCATATCCTTCTCTGCTCCTTACCATTCACCTGGTGAGTGTGATAGCTGTGGTAGTATATGCCCTGAGCCGCCAAAAGGATAATTTCACGCTGATCCCAAAGATCAATATTTCACTGGAAACATTCCTTATGGCTTTTTCCATGGCACTTGCACTGGTTGTGGTAAAAGATGCGGTAAGTTACCTGCTGCCTTTGCCGGAGTGGAAAGAGCTGTCTTTTACTTCCGTAAATACCAGTTCTTTCTATACGATCCTTACAACGGTGATGTTTGCGGCTATTATGGAAGAAATGCTTTTCAGGGGTATTATCATGGAAGCGTTGTTACACCGTTATTCCGGGGGCATTGCTCTGCTGCAAAGTTCTTTGTTATATATGCTGGCTCATCCTGATCCGGCACAAATGCCGGGAGCCCTTTTGCTGGGTTTGCTTTGTGGTTTCTTTTACCTGCGGTTGCGGGACCTTTGCAGTTGCTTTCTCATTCATCTTACCAATAATGCTGCTACGGCTATCTTAATCTCCGGAGGATCCCTGCAGTTTGTGATCACTGATCCCACCACTTATTATGCGATCGTGGGTGGCTGCCTGCTGGCATTAGTGGCCGGATATTTTCTGCTCAAACGTTTCACCGTTCAGGTAAAACCACACTCCTATCTAAGCAAGGAAAATATCCGGGCCAAATCTGTTTTATTTTCCGAACAGTAA